A part of Desulfitibacter alkalitolerans DSM 16504 genomic DNA contains:
- the recF gene encoding DNA replication/repair protein RecF (All proteins in this family for which functions are known are DNA-binding proteins that assist the filamentation of RecA onto DNA for the initiation of recombination or recombinational repair.), with the protein MNIYEIDITNFRNYRHANFRPTSFNILHGNNAQGKSNFIEAIYYLGNGISYRTSQSRDLINWDSDYFRLEAHCTNDQGTITIKSLLDANEKKIFIDGIKINRLSELFKNISVCIFEPDDLALVKGNPSKRRSFLDREIVTIQPLYYDLLKKYNNVNHQRNTLLKFVRRDKNLISQLEDWTNIYVKLAYKIVVKRIEFLKKLKPFLDYYLKKITQDKENIDIIYEIGQIGEKTVDYNSYLDKMKYYKNEEIEKGNSLFGPHRDDFNVYINGYNVKKYGSQGQQRTVALCLKLAYLEIAKQELGEYPILLLDDVMSELDMDRRIVLTNTIHDRIQTFITTTDLDMIRGLVKKSTILQINEGKVINII; encoded by the coding sequence TTGAATATTTATGAAATTGATATAACGAACTTCAGAAATTACAGGCATGCAAATTTTCGACCAACTAGCTTTAATATTCTCCATGGAAACAATGCCCAGGGCAAAAGTAATTTCATTGAAGCCATATATTATCTTGGTAACGGTATTTCTTATAGGACTAGTCAAAGCAGAGATTTAATAAATTGGGATAGTGATTATTTTAGACTAGAGGCCCATTGTACAAATGATCAAGGCACCATTACTATAAAATCCTTATTAGATGCCAATGAAAAAAAAATATTTATTGATGGAATTAAAATTAATAGGCTATCAGAATTATTTAAGAATATTTCAGTATGTATTTTTGAGCCTGATGATTTGGCCCTTGTAAAGGGAAATCCATCAAAGAGAAGAAGCTTTCTTGATAGAGAAATAGTTACAATACAACCTTTATATTATGATTTACTTAAAAAGTATAACAATGTAAATCATCAGAGAAATACTTTGTTGAAATTTGTACGAAGAGACAAAAACTTGATTTCCCAACTAGAAGATTGGACAAATATTTATGTTAAGCTTGCTTATAAAATAGTTGTTAAAAGGATAGAGTTTTTAAAAAAATTAAAACCCTTTTTAGATTATTATTTAAAAAAAATTACACAAGATAAGGAAAATATTGATATAATATATGAAATTGGACAAATTGGCGAAAAAACAGTTGATTATAATTCTTACTTGGATAAAATGAAGTATTATAAAAATGAAGAAATAGAGAAAGGTAATTCCCTTTTTGGTCCCCATAGAGATGATTTTAATGTTTACATTAATGGTTATAACGTAAAAAAATATGGGTCTCAAGGACAACAGAGAACTGTTGCCCTGTGTTTAAAATTAGCTTATTTAGAGATTGCTAAACAAGAGCTGGGAGAATATCCAATATTATTACTTGATGACGTCATGTCTGAATTAGACATGGATAGGCGTATAGTACTGACTAACACTATTCATGATAGGATTCAAACCTTTATAACTACCACTGATTTAGATATGATTAGGGGATTAGTTAAAAAAAGCACAATTTTGCAGATTAATGAGGGAAAGGTTATAAATATTATCTAG
- the remB gene encoding extracellular matrix regulator RemB: MYLHIGGRWIVSLNEIVAILNVEKSSKSNKEFYETVTYNKKLIEVSSIRESKTCIITSDKVYLTSISANTLTKRIENY, encoded by the coding sequence TTGTACCTTCATATAGGCGGCAGATGGATAGTTTCATTAAATGAGATAGTAGCAATCTTAAATGTTGAAAAATCATCAAAGTCAAATAAGGAATTCTATGAAACAGTTACATATAATAAAAAACTTATTGAAGTCAGCAGTATTAGGGAATCTAAAACATGTATTATAACATCTGATAAGGTTTATTTAACATCTATTTCCGCAAATACATTAACAAAAAGAATTGAGAACTATTAA